Proteins co-encoded in one Leptodactylus fuscus isolate aLepFus1 chromosome 4, aLepFus1.hap2, whole genome shotgun sequence genomic window:
- the LOC142201291 gene encoding lymphocyte antigen 96-like, with amino-acid sequence MFHVLLFLLGFVAVETNRRHLICSAPKVEAFYEMCDDSFIPVVNLEPCELSTKVPLNWSFTGIPKKNIDRLYSVVQVAKESVTVSERRYDLCSGADDEYDFCGALKGETVSYSSRSRIVKRMLFLEGVYTFKVKLFVGEEELLACFLVTLKVKAPVI; translated from the exons ATGTTTCACGTTCTACTGTTCCTTCTTGGATTTGTGGCTGTGGAAACTAATAGGAGACATCTGATTTGTAGTGCACCAAAGGTAGAGGCATTTTATGAGATGTGTG ATGACAGTTTTATACCAGTGGTTAATTTGGAACCTTGTGAGCTGAGCACGAAGGTACCACTGAATTGGTCTTTCACAGGGATTCCAA AAAAGAACATTGACCGCTTATATTCTGTGGTGCAAGTTGCAAAGGAATCTGTGACAGTCTCAGAACGCAGATATGACTTATGTTCTGGAGCCGATGATGAATATGATTTCTGCGGTGCTCtaaaaggag AGACAGTGAGCTATTCATCTCGAAGTCGTATTGTGAAGAGGATGCTGTTTTTGGAG GGTGTATACACTTTTAAGGTGAAGCTATTTGTGGGTGAAGAAGAACTGCTGGCATGTTTTCTTGTAACATTGAAAGTTAAAGCTCCAGTTATATAA